The segment TCTCGCTTATTCATTTGAAGACAAACTCCAAAGCTTTTAGGATTTTGGGAAAAGAGGTTCATTTCTCTGTACATCTGAGTAGCCACACTGTCACAGGGGTGGGCTGGAGTGGCCATAGGCTGCCTCATGTTGCACTAATCAGGTCTCTCTGTGCTACCAGCATGGCCTTCAGCTGTGATCTGTACCAGCAGAGCTTTTGCAGCTAAAGGAGTGTTTGATGGGAGGATGGACTCTTCTCTAAATTTTCCAGGCAGCTTGTTGAATTTGAGGTGCTCTTATCACATCTCTGTCCAGGAATCTGCCAGTGATGGTGTCCGTGCAGGTGTTTGGAGCCCTTCTGTATCTTCTCCTCTCATTTCTTGCAGTTATGGTAGTGACCAGACGTACTTTGAGGAAATCAAACAGTTCTATTACCGCGACGAGTTCAGCCACCAGGTGCAAGAGTGGAATCGGCAGCGTACGATGGCCATTGAGCGGTCCCTCAACCAGTTCCTCTACGTGCAGATGGCTAAAGAATTGAAGAACAAGCTGTTGGTTGAGGCCAAGGAGTACGTTCTCAAGGTGAGACAAGGGGCAGGTGGGTTTGAGTCAGAGCGTGGCTTACAAATGCAAACAGTCCTGCAGCATGCTGGGGAGAGCTGCTAACAGGTCATAAGGAAGAAGGGGTAAGCAGGGGGCTGAGTCTGGTTCTTTCTCAAAAATGGAGAGATGAGCAGATACCTCGGTGTGAGGGAAGATGGGCTCCATCGTTCTGGAGAGCTGGTCCCAATCTGGACAGAATCTACTGTCTTGCTGCCTTGAGCAGTCCATGACCTTCcctccagagaagggccacagcacctgcaggtcttctcactcctctctcctgttttccatCCTACCAGGCCTGCAGCAGGAAACTGTACAACTGGCTAAAAGTATCTTCATACCGACCTGATCAGCAAGTGGAGGAAGATGATGATTTCATGGATGAAAACCAAGGGAAGGGGATTCGAGTGCTAGGCATTGCATTTTCCTCAGCTAGGTAGGAAAAAGGAATTGTCTCTGGATCTGTGTTCAGCTTTAGCAGATCTCTGTGTCTAAGTGATCTCTCTTTCATAGGGACCACCCTGTGTTTTGTGCTCTTGTTAATGGAGAGGGTGAGGTTACAGACTTCCTCCGCTTGCCGCATTTCACAAAGAGAAGGAACGCCTGGCGTGAGGAGGAGCGGGAAAAGAAGGTGTGCTGGGTGCAGCTATTGTTGAGATAAATATGAAATAGGAACCCAGGGCTCGTAGCTTGCTCAGTAAAGAAACCATTTAGCTTTTCTACTCTGACTTGCCTTCACTTTGCTTTCCAGGCTCAGGATATTGAAACCTTGAAAAAATTCCTCCTGAACAAGAAACCTCACGTGGTGACAATTGCAGGCGAGAACAGGTCAGTGTTTATGTTCTTCCACTTGCAGTACTTGCAGTACTTTTCTCATGCCTGTCCatgtttcagtgtttctgcCCTTGATATGAGTTAACCCATTGGGTTTATCTCCAGGACCCAGCTTTGCACTGTCCCCTCAATCCCCTTGCCCCTCTCTCCCTAGGGATGCTCAGATGCTGATGGAGGATGTAAAGAGAATTGTTCATGAGCTTGATCAAGGGCAGCAACTGTCCTCTATTGGGGTGGAGCTGGTGGACAATGAACTGGCCATCCTCTACATGAACAGCAAGAAGTCTGAGGTGAACCTTCTGTTATTCCAGCTGACTCTTAGTCTATTGCTTATTTGTGCTGTCTCCTCCTCCATTTGTTGTGTTGGCCCTAGCTTCTGTTATCCTTTACCTTATGTGGTCTGTCTGCTAGTGATGTAATGATCTTAGGGTCAAACCAAAATGTCTTATTATGGCATCCCTGAAGAGATGTACAAAGTAGATATTGACACAGTCTGAAATGAATCTTGCTCAGCTGATTGGATGGGGTTGTTTCATTATTCTTTGCAACAGAGTTCCTGGGAGCGTTTGACCTCAACTATATTTGCCCTGAGCATCAAATTCTTCCCTTGTTCCAGTCTCTGTCTGATTTGTGTTTGATACTTGTGTTACAAAGTGTGAAAACAACATCAGAGTTTTCCCTAATTCTCTGGCCTTTTGCAGAATGAGTTCCGGGATTACCCACCCCTGCTGCGGCAAGCTGTCTCCCTTGCTCGCCGCATTCAGGACCCCCTCATAGAGTTTGCCCAGGTCTGCAGCTCTGATGAGGATATTCTCTGCCTGAAACTCCACCCTCTGCAGGTAAATTGGTCTTGTGGGATCCTCCTCTGCAGGAGGAAGTGGCCTGGGGCAGTTTGTTGTCAAAGAAAAGTATTCCAAGTCGAACTGGTGCATGTTATGTCTATTCTATGCCATATTCAGGCTACACAGaaccttggggttttttgcctccTTTAGCTCACCTGCCTTTAGGCTTTTCTCAGGAGTAACTAAGGTTCAGCAGTGTTCCCAAGAGCCACTCTGTTGTGTTAGGCAGTTTGCTTATGCCCAAGTGTTTCAGGCACCTCCTTGCCAGGCTAACGCTTCTCCTTTCTGTCAGGAGCACGTGGtgaaggaggagctgctgaatgCCCTCTACTGCGAGTTCATCAACCGTGTTAACGAGGTGGGAGTGGATGTCAACCGAGCAATTGCTCACCCTcacagccaggctctgctccagtACGTCTGTGGCCTGGGACCACGCAAAGGCACTCACTTGCTGAAGGTAAGGAGGCTTCTGTCCCTGCCTACAGAAACAAGGCATCCCCAGTAGTGTGCAAGTTGGCCTGTGCTGTTACAAGCTGAGACAGAGTCCCCTGTGCCAGATGCAGCTGACAGCTCCATTGACATGTGGTTTAGTATATTATCTTGCTGCACCATCCCTAAAGTTCTTCATGGTCTTATGTTCTTGATAGAGCCAAGCAACTCAGCAGATACATTAATCCTAGCTAGTTCCTGAACCCATGGGAACAGATGCACTCCTGTGGTATCAAGACACCTCCATACTGTAGAAAACACAAGGGGAAAAAGCTAACTCTTAGAGTAGGAGCTGTTATGTGTGGAGCCATCTCCTTTCATATCATGTTGAGACACAGGCAGGGGCAGCAATTTATGAGTTGTGATGGGTTCGATTGTATCAGATGCCTTGAACACTGCAGTGTCTGGTGTGAGTCCTCATCTTTACCTGGAGAACCTTTCTGTTGGAATAGCAGGGTTTATTCTGTCACCTTTTTCTACAgatcttaaaacaaaacaacacacgTCTGGAGAACAGGACCCAGCTGGTTACAATGTGTCACATGGGACCCAAAGTGTTTATCAACTGTGCTGGCTTCATCAAAATTGACACAGCATCGCTTGGGGATAGGTGTGTGTGGGTTTGCTTTCAGTGTCACTTGGGGTATGGAGTGGAGTCTGTGTTCCCAGGAGTTTCAGTGTGGCCCCTCTGATTTCTGGCCAAGTTCAGGTATTGCTGGTTATTAATCTGATTCTAAAGGGGAACTAAACTCGTGCAGCAACGTGAGCTGCAAGACATTAATTACTCAGCTTGCTATGGTTTGAAAGACCCTTTGTGGTCAAGAGAAACTAAACTAAAAACAGGTCTTCCCCATCATGGTTGTCACACCTGTCCATCAGTAACCCACATGCACTTTTGCTTCGTTTCTGCCTAATCCTACAGTCagtgttttctgaagtttccAACTTGAGGCATAACTCAGCAATTCAGCTTCCTCTTAAACTTGTAGCAGTGCCAGGAAGTTTGTAGAGCATGAGGTTACTGGTAACTAAACAAGAGATATGTGTTTGGAGGATAGAGAGGGAATCTAGTTTCTAAATCTCTAGCTGAGTGCTTTGCACAAAGGAAACACTTGCTGGAAATGTGCTTTCTCAAGGACTGGCACAGTGTCCTTCTTGCCTTTGAAAAGCACTTTGGGAAAGAACACTTGGCTGAATCCTTACCCTACAAGGTGCCTGGTTCCTGCAGGTTACAAATCCCTGACACACAGGGAGCAAAGTACAGGTTCCCCCAAAGACCTGGATGCAGGCAGCTGCCCTGCCACTTTGGCACCACTTAATTTGTGTGAGGAGAGAAATGGTGAAGAGCTGTGTGCTCACAGAGCAGCTGTATCCCACACAGTGCTCACATCTAGAGAACATCACAAATGCCTGGCTGTATCTTTgcagtgcaggagctgcagactGGCATTTGTTATGTCTTGGCTTGGCTCCTGTTGATttagcaacaaaaaaattcattttagtTCATTGCACTAAGGGTAGAGCTGGCAAAGCACCACGCAGTCAGTAGTGGTgctcagcagctgaaggaggtgACTCTGAAACCCTGTAGAGTCCTTATCTGAACATTGCTTTGGTTGTATTTTAGTACTGACTCCTACATTGAAGTCCTGGATGGATCTAGAGTCCATCCTGAAACCTATGAATGGGCAAGAAAAATGGCAGTGGATGCCTTAGAATATGATGAGTCAGCAGAGGATGCGAATCCTGCAGGAGCTCTAGAGGAGATCTTAGAAAACCCTGAGCGTCTGAAAGACCTGGATCTCGATGCATTTGCTGAAGAACTGGAAAGACAGGTGTGCTGGGGGCTCCTGGTgctgagaaacagaagcaaatcTGTGCTGTCCAGCTCAGTTTCTTGTGTGTTATAGTTGATGATCCTGATCCTTTCTGGGAGCTGAACATTTAGCTGTTACtgttataaaatatataaacataaacAGCCATGACAAGTACTCAGTGTCTGACAGTGGCATGTAGTAAATGTGTATGGAAAGCACACCTgggtggagggaggagggaggcaggagaCAGGAGACAGTAATTAGACTGCTTAAACTGTATTTCATGAACTAAGTTAATGTTTTTCTGAATGTACTGGTACTTTAAACCTCCTGTTGGATGATACCCTGCgcatttgtctttttaaaatttactgttTGATAAGTCCCTTGCATTCTTTCATAACTTACACTTGATTCCCTCCTcacctccttcctgctgctcatGGCTTTATAACCTTTGAATACCTTACAGGGCTATGGAGATAAGCATATCACTTTGTATGACATCCGAGCTGAACTAAGCTGCAGGTACAAGGACCTGAGAACCCCATACCGTTCTCCAAACACAGAAGAGGTCTTCAATATGCTGACCAAAGAAACTCCAGAGACTTTTTATATAGGTACATCCCTGGTTTCTGTCATTCTGAGTTAGGTGGGGAAGAGGGATTGTGGTGAGAGTGATGTTGGGGTGGTGCTTTGGTTCTGTGAATGTGAAGCATCTTTTCAACTACTTGGGTAGTCTCTTAACACCTTCATCCACAGCTATTTTAGGTGGAAGGAactgcccagccctgcagttgacattcagtttttcattctattcttctcctctcccatcGCACCACAGGTAAAATGATCATCTGCAATGTGACTGGCATAGCCCACAGGAGACCACAAGGAGAAAGCTATGACCAGGCAATAAGGAATGATGAAACTGGCCTTTGGCAGTGCCCTTTCTGTCAGCAGGATAACTTTCCAGAGCTCAGCGAGGTGAGGTTCCTTCTCCCAATGGACCTGTCTTTGTCAGGAGTCTGAGCATTTTGTAGTGTCCTTAGGAGGAAAAGTATCAGAGCCCAGATTGTGTCTGCAGTCCTCAGGATCCCAACTTGAACGTGGCCTTTGGCTGCAAATATAACCTGTTCCACTTTTGATTTTTGATTGCCTCAGTATAGTTTTGACAGATCCTTTATGGCTGCACTATGGATCTTAGTGAACTGGGCTAGGAGTGAAatggagctggtgctgagctgacCAGCTCTTTGCAAATACATAAAAGAGGCCAGTTTGTGGTCCAGGTCTGGGTTTTACACTAAGAAACTGCCCTTGACACTAAGAACAGAAGGTTGTTCTGCCACCTTCTCAATTTTAAGAACTTATCTGGACTCCCTGCTGCTTAATGCAGCTGTACTTGAGGTCTCTTCTGAACACTGCTGAATTCCAGCCTTAGTAATCTGTGACTTAAAACCCTATAGTGTTCATTAGCAACCAGCCTGTGGTCAGAGTCTAAAAACATTTTGACCTTCCTGATTGCAAAGCCCCACAAGCTGAGAACCAAAGAGGAAGATTGCATTACTGAGTCACATTCATAGAACTCCTTTGTCCCCTTTTAGACTCGTTTTGAGTGTGAGCTGCTGGGACTGTTTTGTTTCCATGCTGAATgacttttccttttgccttgcTCAAGGTTTGGAACCACTTTGACAGTGGTTCCTGCCCCGGTCAGGCCATTGGAGTGAAGACACGTCTGGATAATGGCGTTGCTGGCTTCATCCCAACAAAATTTCTTAGTGATAAGGTGGTCAAGCGGCCAGAAGAAAGGGTGAAGGTATGAAAGCAGTGGATTTTCATGTATCCAGAAAGACCTGGTTGAGCATGGAACTAATACCAAATATTCAGACTTTGGTTAATAACATTGGTCCCTCAATGACTTTTCAAACCGTATTTTCCTTTAAGGACTTGAAATCAGCTGCAGCGTCCTCCTCCCACCATGCAAATCCTTTTGGCAGCTGGTGGAAACCATGTTAATCAGTTAACATGTTGCACTGCAGGAGGATTTATTACAGTCTGGCTAAAGTCTGTGTTTAGGAGACCAGAAGGCATTCTAATGCAGAGCTGCCCTTTGTTTTGAGCTCTCCAAAGAGTTCACAGAACTGCTGTTAGATACGCAAGGGTCACTTTCCTCTCTCATAACTTCTTTTTCAGTCTCAGTTCATTTGTGGAGGTCAACAGAAATACTGGTCTTGGTCAGGGTAGGGTTTGAGGttctaaaagaaacaaaatcacacATTTTTATCACACAATGAAATAGAGATTTAACATCTTTACAGTCTTTTGGGGTTCTCCTGACAGGCCATACAGGTGATGGATAATCCTCTAAACTCAGAGGTCTCAGCATTTCTTTCAAGAGCTGTTAACTCTAGCATGGTTAACTGGACTAAGACATTTCAGGTTTTATGGTGGGGTTTTCTGTTCTCCATTTAATTAGAGCAGTTTTGAGTGTCTTCCACTCTGTTTCTGGACAGGCTTTACTACTTTCTTGCACATCGTGAAATCCAGTTTTGCTGATGCTATTGTGAAGATAcataaaatagcaaaattaaTTGTCCTTAGTCTCCAGAAATGTAGTTTGCTTATATGGTATGGAGTGTAGGTAGTAGATGTGCTGGAGAACTGCCCATTTTCCCTTTCATCTTTGATTCTAGTCATCTTGGGAATAAGTTGATTTTCGGTTGGCATGGAAGGATCATTTTAAGAGGTTGTATCATCCTGAAGCATAGGAGcttatttgtattttccaaTTGGCAGTGTGAGCCCACACAGATCTCTCTGTAGCACAAGGAGGCTGGCACATCATCTATACTGCCTGATCAGCATTGCCTGTCCCTCTCCTGCAGGTGGGAATGACTGTTCACTGCAGGATTATGAAGATTGACATTGAGAAGTTCAGTGCAGACCTGACCTGCAGGACCTCAGACTTGATGGATAAGAACAATGAGTGGAAACTGCCTAAAGACACCTACTATGACTTTGACTCAGAAGCTGCAGATCACAAACAGGaagaagacatgaaaagaaagcaacagcGGACAAGTGAgtctcatttttctctccctcatAGTGCCATCCTTCCCAGGGAGCTTTAGGAGAATAAGCACAGTTAGACATAGACTTGGAGTACAGCAGGTCTTCCTGGAAACTTAAACACTCCCCTTTGTCCTCTAGCATACATCAAGAGAGTAATTGCTCACCCATCATTCCACAACATCAGCTTCAAGCAAGCTGAGAAGATGATGGAGACCATGGACCAAGGGGATGTGATTATTCGACCAAGTAGCAAAGGGGAGAACCACCTGACTGTCACCTGGAAGGTGAATGATGGGATTTACCAGCATGTGGATGTCCGAGAAGAAGGCAAGGAGAATGCCTTCAGCCTGGGCTCCACACTTTGGATTAACACAGAGGTAAGGGCCCTACAGAACATGCCTGGGAAGGACTTGGcggggaaggagagaagaaccATTTTATCAGGGACAGGTTGGCACCaccttcccatccctgcagctgctttcaggCTGTTGGACAGTAACTTCCATTGCAGTTTTTCAGATTCTTGGATGATTCtcacctttttgtttttttcttaaagcatcCAGCCTTGCTGTGCAGCATATATGACTGGGAGCTTTATGCTAGGGTCAGAGTTCTTCATCATGCACCCTAAATACCTCTTTAAATGTGTTTGTTCAAAGGAGTTTGAAGACCTGGATGAAATTGTCGCTCGCTATGTCCAGCCCATGGCTTCTTTTGCCAGAGACCTATTGAATCACAAATACTATCAGGACTGCAATGGTGGAGACAAGAAGGTGAGCCTGTCCTAGGCTGGAGTAGCTTGTGTGCGAGATAAAGGAGCATAGCATAAGTTTCTTTGTCTCAGGACAGGTCATAAACTCTTTGAGTCTGGTGTGAGCTGCAGCTGGACTGAGCTCTTTGATCTCCCTCTTGTTActtagaatcctagaatcattttagttggaaaagacttttgagatcattaagtccaactgttaaccaGTTTGGCAATCACTTCCCAACTGTAGGTCTCAGGAAGATTGTCTCAGAGCAGTGGATTTAGGACATTGGAGTGTGGTGTGCTACAGCTgcctgccagagcagcagagggttGCCCTGCCAGCAAATACCACTGAAGGGGGAGGGGTGTTGGCTTTCTGCGACCTGGTGACATTTGCACACCAGCCCCACACAGAAGTAGTGCAATTGGTGGATTACTGGTGTCCAGACTGTGGGGAAAAAGGGCTGACCACAGCATGGGGGCAGATACCCACGGGTTCTGGGTGTTGCTAAAAGTCCTGGTTCTTACTGaacatttctcttctttcttgctCTCTCAAATTAGAAGCTGGAAGAGCTGCTGATAAAGACCAAGAAAGAGAAGCCAACATTTATTCCCTACTTTATCAGTGCCTGTAAAGATCTACCTGGAAAATTCCTCCTGGGATATCAGCCTCGCGGCAAACCAAGGTGAGAGACAAGCCCAGCAGCTGCATCTGGGGACTCAGTACCACACCTCAAGTTATCTCTGCCAGTTTCTCTTCCAGCTCTGTCAGTATCCCCATAGGTCAGGCTGCCCTTAGCCAGAGTTTGGCCTCCTGACAATATTATATTcactgctcctcacaggatAGAGTATGTGACAGTGACACCAGAAGGATTCCGCTACCGGGGCCAGGTCTTCCCTACCGTGAATGGGCTCTTCCGATGGTTTAAGGATCATTATCAGGACCCTGTTCCAGGTGAGCACCCCGAAACCTGAGTGACTCAGCTGTTGGTTTCCTGACTGTCACACAATAGAGACAGTTATTAATGGATGATTTCATGGATTTTGTCCCTGAAACGTACCCTAGATTTTCTGTATGTGGGAAATTTCAAAGCAATGCTCAAGTGTTTGGCTTCTGTAGACCCACTGATTGTTCTCCTGATAGAGAGCTGAGTGGGCCATGCAGCAAAGACTGGGCTTGTCCCTTTCATCTCCATGGGACTCCCCCACCACACAATGCTACACACACTATTGCCTGGTGACATAACATCTCACCAGTACAAGTGTTGCCTGTAGTTTTTCAAATCCTGAATTTCAAGCCAAAAGCTGCTCTTCTGTAAGAACTCCTCTATCTCTCTGGGTTTGTATTTTATACAGGTATTACCCCAAGCAGTAGCAGTCGGACCAGGACTCCAGCTTCCATTAATGCTACTCCAGCTAACATTAACCTGGCAGGTCAGTATAAGCCTCTCCTCCTGGGAATTTGGATGAAAGCTTCTTTTCCAGGCTCTTCTTTGTCTTAACCTGATGTGTCTTTCTTGCAGACCTGACCCGTGCAGTGAATGCTCTACCACAGAACATGACCTCCCAGATGTTCAGTGCCATTGCTGCTGTGACAGGCCAAGGACAGAACCCAAATGCCACCCCTGCTCAGTGGGCATCCAGCCAGTATGGCTACGGAGGCAGCGGAGGTGGCAGCAGTGCATACCACGTAGGTGACACTTCAGTCTCTGAGagggggtgctggtggtgctAGGAGCCATCCCATGGGAGCTGACTTGGAAGCCTATGGAGTTACTCGTTACCTGGATCATCCAACACTTGTCATGTACTTGTGGTACTGCACAGGGGGGGACCTGGTCTTTAGACCAGATTTCTGCTCAagcattggaacgggctgccccagggcagtggtggagtcacacaatccctggaggtgttcaaaaaacaTGTAGACAGGGCAATTCAGGATATAGTTTAGTTAGCATGGTGGTTTggggttgacagttggactgatgatcttagaggtcttttccagtctgATCCTTCTTGCTTCCTGTGTCTGAGGAAATAAGACACATCAtacagccctgctctgcagagacctGAAGCAAGGAGCAGATGTGTCTGGCCCCCCAAGGAATGCAGCAGGGTGGAGGGGTGGGATCCAGTGGTGCGGGTGCACAGCCTTCCAATTGTGCCCCCAGTTGGCAACGTGAGCTGCCAGTGGAAGAGATTAGCTGGGAAACTATGTGCTGATCTTGCAGAGCTTTTCAGATCAGTGTGCTAATCTCTGAGCTGCACCGGCAGGTGAACACCTCAGCCTGGCCAAACACCCAGAGGCTTAGCAGGGAATAAGATGGAATTGGACAGTTTCAGCTCGTGCTGAAGTCTTTCCTCATGGATGCTGGTGCCAACCTCCTCAcatcccaccccaccagctccccagctgACTCCAAGGCCAAATCCATCTGTGGGACTGAGGTGCCTGGGTACAAACAACACACCCAGCCCTTAGAGAAGACCCGATGAAGAGGTGCTGCAAGACAAGGCTTGCAGGGAAGAGTGATCCTCTTTCAGACCACCTTGGGAGGCTTTCATGGAGTTTGGCACAGTAAATGCTGAGCCAGGGATAGGCAGGGAGTGTTGATAACCTGGTGTGTTAATCATCAAAACAACGtgaaggaaaagggaggtgAACACTGGAAGGCAAAGAAACTAAGCACTCCATTGGGCAAACAGTGATCCAGTCAGCTTGGGATAGGGGAGAGAGCCATCCTAGGAGCCGCTCTAGCCCACAGGGGAAGAGTTCATCTCTTCTTCATGCCCACTGCAGGACATCATTCCTGATGGCTTGCCCCAAGTGTCTCTTTTGCCCATCTCTTATGGCCATTATCTTTGCTTGGCTGAGGCATCTCCCCTTGTAGCCTGGGTGGGGTGAACAAGGCAATCTGGGGTGGTCCTGGTTTGTCCTCTGTCCTCTCACactttctgctctctgcaggtCTTCACGACTCCAGCACAACAACCAGTGGCCACCCCTCTGATGACCCCAAGTTACTCCTACACTACTCCCAGCCAGCCAATTACAACACCCCAGTACCAGCTCCAGGCCAACACCACACCCCAGTCCACCCAGTCCCAGACACAGCAGCcatcctccagctccaggcagaggcagcagccaaAGTGAGTGGCTTCAGCACCGGGTGCACGTATCCATTTGTGTAATCTTGATTGgttttgtggatttttgtgTAACCCCAGCATTAACTTTCCTGCACAGGACCCTTtgggagggagagcagggaagcTCTTCCATTCACATGTCTCACCTCTTGCCTGTGTTGTTGCAGGACCAACAGTCATGCTGCCATCGACTGGGGGAAGATGGCCGAGCAGTGGCTTCAGGAGAAGGAGGCTGAAAGGaggaaacagaagcagaggTTGACTCCTCGCCCATCTCCCAGTCCCATGATTGAGAGCACACCCATGTCCATCGCCGGGGATGCCACACCACTGCTGGATGAGATGGATCGATAGGACCTGACCCCCCAACCTCTACTCTCTTCTCttaggaaggggaagggagagtgAACAGTTAAAAAACAACTTCCCTTCCCTAAGCCACGTAACTCCTGTTTTATATGTCGTGAGATAATGGGAATTGACTCTTGGTGATGTGCACCTGAGCGAATGAATAGACTTGGCAGGGCTAGTCtaaatatatatactatatatatatataaaaatatatcataGGAAAGGACGCTGCAGTCTCTGCGTTCCGGGCCCTCGTTCACCACTTTGGAAGCTCACCAAGTGAATTATGAGGTCAAACAAGTCTGTCCTTGTACA is part of the Calypte anna isolate BGI_N300 chromosome 19, bCalAnn1_v1.p, whole genome shotgun sequence genome and harbors:
- the SUPT6H gene encoding transcription elongation factor SPT6 is translated as MSDFVESEAEESEEEYNQDGEVVPRVTKKFVEEEEDDEEEEEENLDDQDEQGNLKGFINDDDDEEEEEEEEASDSGDSEDNVGHKKRKRTFDDRLEDDDFDLIEENLGVKVKRQKFRRVRKMSDDEDDEEEDYGKEEHEKEAIAEEIFQDGEGEEGGEAVEAPVAPPEEEEEEEEDESDIDDFIVDDDGQPLKKPKWRKKLPGYTDAALQEAQEIFGVDFDYDEFEKYNEYDEEMEEEYEYEDEEAEGETRVRPKKTAKKRVSRRSIFEMYEPSELESSHLTDQDNEIRITDMPERFQLRSIPVKSAEDDELEEEADWIYRNAFATPTISLQESSDYLDRGQAASSFGRKGPSTIQKIKEALNFMRNQHFEVPFIAFYRKEYVEPELHINDLWRVWQWDEKWTQLKIRKQNLTRLFEKMQAYQYEQISADPDKPLADGIRALDTTDMERLKDVQSMDELKDVYNHFLLYYGRDIPKMQNAAKAARKKQKRIREDGEEEEGEGEDAEDDEQKGPELKQASRRDMYTICQTAGLDGLAKKFGLTPEQFGENLRDSYQRHETEQFPAEPLELAKDYVCSQFPSPEAVLEGARYMVALQIAREPLVRQVLRQTFQERAKVNISPTKKGKKDVDEAHYAYSFKYLKNKPVKELRDDQFLKMSLAEEEGLLTIDISIDMKGVEGYGSDQTYFEEIKQFYYRDEFSHQVQEWNRQRTMAIERSLNQFLYVQMAKELKNKLLVEAKEYVLKACSRKLYNWLKVSSYRPDQQVEEDDDFMDENQGKGIRVLGIAFSSARDHPVFCALVNGEGEVTDFLRLPHFTKRRNAWREEEREKKAQDIETLKKFLLNKKPHVVTIAGENRDAQMLMEDVKRIVHELDQGQQLSSIGVELVDNELAILYMNSKKSENEFRDYPPLLRQAVSLARRIQDPLIEFAQVCSSDEDILCLKLHPLQEHVVKEELLNALYCEFINRVNEVGVDVNRAIAHPHSQALLQYVCGLGPRKGTHLLKILKQNNTRLENRTQLVTMCHMGPKVFINCAGFIKIDTASLGDSTDSYIEVLDGSRVHPETYEWARKMAVDALEYDESAEDANPAGALEEILENPERLKDLDLDAFAEELERQGYGDKHITLYDIRAELSCRYKDLRTPYRSPNTEEVFNMLTKETPETFYIGKMIICNVTGIAHRRPQGESYDQAIRNDETGLWQCPFCQQDNFPELSEVWNHFDSGSCPGQAIGVKTRLDNGVAGFIPTKFLSDKVVKRPEERVKVGMTVHCRIMKIDIEKFSADLTCRTSDLMDKNNEWKLPKDTYYDFDSEAADHKQEEDMKRKQQRTTYIKRVIAHPSFHNISFKQAEKMMETMDQGDVIIRPSSKGENHLTVTWKVNDGIYQHVDVREEGKENAFSLGSTLWINTEEFEDLDEIVARYVQPMASFARDLLNHKYYQDCNGGDKKKLEELLIKTKKEKPTFIPYFISACKDLPGKFLLGYQPRGKPRIEYVTVTPEGFRYRGQVFPTVNGLFRWFKDHYQDPVPGITPSSSSRTRTPASINATPANINLADLTRAVNALPQNMTSQMFSAIAAVTGQGQNPNATPAQWASSQYGYGGSGGGSSAYHVFTTPAQQPVATPLMTPSYSYTTPSQPITTPQYQLQANTTPQSTQSQTQQPSSSSRQRQQPKTNSHAAIDWGKMAEQWLQEKEAERRKQKQRLTPRPSPSPMIESTPMSIAGDATPLLDEMDR